One genomic segment of Drosophila melanogaster chromosome 3R includes these proteins:
- the nsl1 gene encoding non-specific lethal 1, isoform L, giving the protein MAPALTAEPLSPKEKLTSTASPSARSSSESGGVGCAVGLVKKPATPTPATATTRITRSSAAAASVTASPHLQQQRSSLAINNKRKSGNAKASNEPMGLSTAPTPHSTTSPNPSTDTAAASTSAVEHNNNDSNSTSAGNSTSADNSSTPKDNSTAQLLADLTINFEETISAEICLRKTLPDVSLGKEPVPPASVLAVATSSTSAGSALSLSAVDEVTKIEIDNIEERLSQLDGNATGRPEEHVAPPSVPVPVQEAPNTPTRPQAPPSAHLESPQPARTQQQSIQQMTPQSTTSSNNFLKDGAAGAVLEDQDIEEVLKALKTFDGGHVNPDTICEFFDEVWEEAAPAAPLPPAPPENVVDVPGAKPSCSGILVSGSNISQPNVIIKQEQRPWQESHAELEQQQHVISRRIEFLLRRMRKLQARAMCRHASEEVVGIMEWSARSSHKAPVPARSSTLTEQEATVLSIVSGRPSSTFWEEQNKHPLPASQMSNVIRHIATAAKHQQICHSASGSSATLAPSSSWYNSCNSSALPMKRPRKNQLDASVATGATPTAPAPGAVTSRQAAGTTGSATGSNTPRADDIVPGYDTYVTNELTHVSGLLHTELREVQNAIDSDATESSSGGESADEMVTYNNNQQLSLPITRRAVWRYSRDRAAIALRWSWLCSQLTDLEMKIRQHSDLYMDLTQSKGEIQLESTAKTSPSLAQPANGIKEEPGSDYLCSRARPLVLSEFRKRKLFQTTNMHTISKKAARPSNIKCGCQWPQVPCTLCTGRTDPTAPRDLVETMMPQNRVALLDAGYHPVLSFASDVSQSVHLEAVARQPDWQYRVMRSQPKAIVKAMWKAERETIASGGVGGQGGSRRSGDAAKRRYIRRKERNNNSNKEAGSGAKAAAVAAGGAGGNGSSSVGGGDSGNGTGTATTSSSTTPTTTPLVANSKLFGQGQAATTTPNWSEQFQLAVARLSPTPTTTPPQSLLNLDLGTERR; this is encoded by the exons ATGGCCCCAGCGCTCACAGCCGAGCCACTAAGTCCAAAGGAGAAGCTAACCAGCACCGCCTCGCCCTCGGCCCGCAGCTCCTCGGAAAGCGGAGGAGTTGGATGTGCAGTTGGCTTGGTCAAGAAGCCGGCAACACCCACGCCGGCCACGGCCACCACGCGGATTACCCGCTCATCAGCGGCAGCGGCCTCAGTTACCGCTTCCCCGCATCTACAACAGCAGCGATCCTCGCTAGCAATCAATAACAAGCGAAAGTCGGGCAACGCTAAAGCCAGCAATGAACCAATGGGGCTGAGCACAGCCCCGACTCCACACAGCACCACTTCACCAAATCCCTCGACGGATACTGCGGCAGCCTCCACCTCTGCCGTGGAGCACAACAATAACGACAGCAACAGTACCTCCGCCGGCAACAGCACCTCCGCCGACAACAGCTCCACGCCCAAGGACAACTCCACCGCTCAGCTACTGGCGGATCTAACCATCAACTTTGAGGAGACCATATCCGCGGAGATTTGCCTGAGGAAAACCCTACCCGATGTGAGTCTGGGGAAAGAGCCGGTTCCGCCTGCCTCGGTGCTGGCAGTGGCCACAAGTTCAACGAGTGCTGGCAGCGCTCTATCCTTATCTGCAGTGGATGAGGTGACCAAGATAGAAATAGATAATATAGAAG AGCGTCTCAGCCAGCTAGATGGGAATGCCACTGGAAGGCCCGAGGAGCATGTGGCACCACCTTCTGTTCCGGTACCCGTGCAGGAGGCGCCAAACACGCCCACCAGGCCACAGGCGCCACCAAGTGCCCATCTTGAGTCTCCGCAGCCGGCGCGAACACAGCAGCAGTCCATTCAACAGATGACGCCGCAAAGCACCACCAGTTCCAACAATTTTCTCAAAGACGGAGCAGCTGGTGCTGTTCTAGAGGATCAGGATATCGAGGAGGTGCTTAAAGCGCTCAAAACATTTGACGGTGGCCATGTTAATCCAGATACCATTTGCGAGTTTTTCGACGAAGTTTGGGAAGAGGCAGCACCGGCAGCGCCATTGCCGCCCGCGCCACCCGAAAATGTGGTGGATGTGCCGGGCGCGAAGCCCAGCTGCAGTGGCATCCTCGTTAGCGGCAGCAACATTTCCCAGCCGAATGTGATTATTAAGCAGGAGCAGCGGCCCTGGCAGGAGAGTCATGCTGAgttggagcagcagcagcacgttATCTCGCGCAGGATCGAGTTTTTGCTACGCAGGATGCGCAAGCTCCAGGCGCGAGCGATGTGCCGTCACGCGAGCGAGGAGGTGGTTGGTATCATGGAGTGGTCTGCCCGCAGTTCCCATAAGGCTCCAGTTCCAGCGAGAAGTTCCACGCTGACTGAGCAGGAGGCCACTGTCCTATCGATTGTCTCAGGGCGTCCGAGCTCAACCTTCTGGGAGGAGCAGAACAAGCATCCGCTGCCTGCTAGCCAGATGAGTAATGTGATCCGGCATATTGCGACGGCGGCAAAGCATCAGCAAATCTGCCACTCAGCCAGCGGAAGCTCTGCTACTCTGGCGCCATCCTCCAGCTGGTACAACAGCTGCAACAGCTCTGCGCTGCCGATGAAGCGTCCACGAAAGAATCAACTTGATGCTTCGGTTGCAACGGGTGCCACACCCACTGCACCTGCGCCAGGAGCGGTAACATCTAGACAGGCAGCTGGCACGACGGGATCCGCAACGGGTTCGAATACACCGCGGGCGGATGATATCGTGCCCGGCTACGACACCTATGTGACTAATGAACTCACCCATGTGTCTGGCCTGCTGCACACGGAGCTTCGAGAAGTACAGAATGCCATCGACTCGGACGCCACGGAGTCAAGTTCTGGTGGAGAATCCGCTGACGAGATGGTAAcctacaacaacaaccagcagCTCTCGCTACCAAT CACTCGACGCGCTGTCTGGCGATATTCGAGAGATCGTGCAGCCATTGCCCTGCGCTGGTCCTGGCTCTGCTCCCAGCTGACCGATTTGGAGATGAAGATCCGTCAGCACAGCGACCTTTACATGGATCTAACTCAGTCCAAGGGCGAGATCCAGCTGGAGTCCACAGCTAAGACCTCACCGTCGCTAGCACAGCCGGCAAATGGCATTAAGGAGGAGCCCGGATCCGACTACCTCTGCAGTCGGGCACGTCCATTGGTGCTGTCCGAGTTCCGCAAACGCAAGCTCTTCCAGACCACGAACATGCACACGATTTCCAAGAAAGCCGCACGCCCCAGCAACATTAAGTGTGGCTGCCAGTGGCCGCAGGTGCCATGCACACTGTGCACGGGTCGGACAGACCCTACGGCGCCCAGGGATCTGGTCGAGACGATGATGCCGCAAAACCGGGTGGCATTGCTCGATGCTGGCTACCATCCAGTGCTCAGCTTCGCCAGCG ATGTCAGTCAGTCGGTTCACTTGGAGGCCGTTGCCCGCCAGCCGGACTGGCAGTACCGCGTCATGCGCAGCCAGCCCAAGGCCATTGTCAAGGCCATGTGGAAGGCGGAGCGCGAGACGATAGCCTCAGGCGGTGTCGGCGGACAAGGTGGCAGCCGGCGGTCGGGCGATGCGGCGAAGCGGCGTTATATACGACGCAAGGAGCGCAACAACAACTCAAATAAGGAGGCTGGGAGCGGAGCTAAAGCTGCTGCTGTCGCcgcaggaggagcaggcggaaacggaagcagtAGCGTCGGGGGAGGGGATAGCGGAAACGGTACTGGTACTGCTACTACTTCTTCTTCTACTACGCCTACTACAACGCCACTTGTGGCCAACAGTAAATTATT CGGCCAGGGGCAAGCGGCAACCACAACACCCAACTGGAGCGAACAGTTCCAGCTCGCTGTGGCCAGACTCTCGCCAACGCCAACGACAACGCCACCACAGTCCCTCCTCAACCTCGATCTCGGCACTGAGCGGCGCTAA
- the nsl1 gene encoding non-specific lethal 1, isoform H, protein MAPALTAEPLSPKEKLTSTASPSARSSSESGGVGCAVGLVKKPATPTPATATTRITRSSAAAASVTASPHLQQQRSSLAINNKRKSGNAKASNEPMGLSTAPTPHSTTSPNPSTDTAAASTSAVEHNNNDSNSTSAGNSTSADNSSTPKDNSTAQLLADLTINFEETISAEICLRKTLPDVSLGKEPVPPASVLAVATSSTSAGSALSLSAVDEVTKIEIDNIEERLSQLDGNATGRPEEHVAPPSVPVPVQEAPNTPTRPQAPPSAHLESPQPARTQQQSIQQMTPQSTTSSNNFLKDGAAGAVLEDQDIEEVLKALKTFDGGHVNPDTICEFFDEVWEEAAPAAPLPPAPPENVVDVPGAKPSCSGILVSGSNISQPNVIIKQEQRPWQESHAELEQQQHVISRRIEFLLRRMRKLQARAMCRHASEEVVGIMEWSARSSHKAPVPARSSTLTEQEATVLSIVSGRPSSTFWEEQNKHPLPASQMSNVIRHIATAAKHQQICHSASGSSATLAPSSSWYNSCNSSALPMKRPRKNQLDASVATGATPTAPAPGAVTSRQAAGTTGSATGSNTPRADDIVPGYDTYVTNELTHVSGLLHTELREVQNAIDSDATESSSGGESADEMVTYNNNQQLSLPITRRAVWRYSRDRAAIALRWSWLCSQLTDLEMKIRQHSDLYMDLTQSKGEIQLESTAKTSPSLAQPANGIKEEPGSDYLCSRARPLVLSEFRKRKLFQTTNMHTISKKAARPSNIKCGCQWPQVPCTLCTGRTDPTAPRDLVETMMPQNRVALLDAGYHPVLSFASDVSQSVHLEAVARQPDWQYRVMRSQPKAIVKAMWKAERETIASGGVGGQGGSRRSGDAAKRRYIRRKERNNNSNKEAGSGAKAAAVAAGGAGGNGSSSVGGGDSGNGTAARGKRQPQHPTGANSSSSLWPDSRQRQRQRHHSPSSTSISALSGAKKARKSATNSSSSNSTQQQQNHHGTKINNHHLNGYGDQWGEQSRSRRNSSPSNSHKNERTSERRVRPIYDINNIVIPYSMLAQSKMEIIPYKEIPIPKWRIVDSDNDKGKHSSDESMERKLSNGCVASKSEELAKQQLPPPPDQDQEQPALQPPKVNGLKENQAVKHNNNNNTNNNNNKNGLVNGNAKKDELKAAEDHDTQSKEDDDPKEKVVKPKLNGNLIKNPIDKTAETQDKIAQPAPEPPLPKRPKLETPTSNEVTKANGQLVQQQLESRESEEEPQHVDEDLSDEAFIMRHQRALLEERRRFETFLKFPWSTRSRANRRVDSRAESSGANTPDPASPAPHLGGPGHDNESIPSPLAYPLDAFNESGELLTGGQARQARRRTTSSKLKDQLERRSTTPDLRESYTVMPSPFEPLNFPLSDEVYQRLLAETYAPPRSMTVSKRAKSKSISSNCDGGNTFTGGSGSRRSSKCKIKPNGQLNGQLNGHPAAAKLNGIDAANEGGISEPEEEEMLLEDEDDDYPKHHLAPLDDEEPSTPDVEHELYDSAIDAYLADPEALEEDMGEDPFEDDDPNDPEWKTRTEGVRSRRI, encoded by the exons ATGGCCCCAGCGCTCACAGCCGAGCCACTAAGTCCAAAGGAGAAGCTAACCAGCACCGCCTCGCCCTCGGCCCGCAGCTCCTCGGAAAGCGGAGGAGTTGGATGTGCAGTTGGCTTGGTCAAGAAGCCGGCAACACCCACGCCGGCCACGGCCACCACGCGGATTACCCGCTCATCAGCGGCAGCGGCCTCAGTTACCGCTTCCCCGCATCTACAACAGCAGCGATCCTCGCTAGCAATCAATAACAAGCGAAAGTCGGGCAACGCTAAAGCCAGCAATGAACCAATGGGGCTGAGCACAGCCCCGACTCCACACAGCACCACTTCACCAAATCCCTCGACGGATACTGCGGCAGCCTCCACCTCTGCCGTGGAGCACAACAATAACGACAGCAACAGTACCTCCGCCGGCAACAGCACCTCCGCCGACAACAGCTCCACGCCCAAGGACAACTCCACCGCTCAGCTACTGGCGGATCTAACCATCAACTTTGAGGAGACCATATCCGCGGAGATTTGCCTGAGGAAAACCCTACCCGATGTGAGTCTGGGGAAAGAGCCGGTTCCGCCTGCCTCGGTGCTGGCAGTGGCCACAAGTTCAACGAGTGCTGGCAGCGCTCTATCCTTATCTGCAGTGGATGAGGTGACCAAGATAGAAATAGATAATATAGAAG AGCGTCTCAGCCAGCTAGATGGGAATGCCACTGGAAGGCCCGAGGAGCATGTGGCACCACCTTCTGTTCCGGTACCCGTGCAGGAGGCGCCAAACACGCCCACCAGGCCACAGGCGCCACCAAGTGCCCATCTTGAGTCTCCGCAGCCGGCGCGAACACAGCAGCAGTCCATTCAACAGATGACGCCGCAAAGCACCACCAGTTCCAACAATTTTCTCAAAGACGGAGCAGCTGGTGCTGTTCTAGAGGATCAGGATATCGAGGAGGTGCTTAAAGCGCTCAAAACATTTGACGGTGGCCATGTTAATCCAGATACCATTTGCGAGTTTTTCGACGAAGTTTGGGAAGAGGCAGCACCGGCAGCGCCATTGCCGCCCGCGCCACCCGAAAATGTGGTGGATGTGCCGGGCGCGAAGCCCAGCTGCAGTGGCATCCTCGTTAGCGGCAGCAACATTTCCCAGCCGAATGTGATTATTAAGCAGGAGCAGCGGCCCTGGCAGGAGAGTCATGCTGAgttggagcagcagcagcacgttATCTCGCGCAGGATCGAGTTTTTGCTACGCAGGATGCGCAAGCTCCAGGCGCGAGCGATGTGCCGTCACGCGAGCGAGGAGGTGGTTGGTATCATGGAGTGGTCTGCCCGCAGTTCCCATAAGGCTCCAGTTCCAGCGAGAAGTTCCACGCTGACTGAGCAGGAGGCCACTGTCCTATCGATTGTCTCAGGGCGTCCGAGCTCAACCTTCTGGGAGGAGCAGAACAAGCATCCGCTGCCTGCTAGCCAGATGAGTAATGTGATCCGGCATATTGCGACGGCGGCAAAGCATCAGCAAATCTGCCACTCAGCCAGCGGAAGCTCTGCTACTCTGGCGCCATCCTCCAGCTGGTACAACAGCTGCAACAGCTCTGCGCTGCCGATGAAGCGTCCACGAAAGAATCAACTTGATGCTTCGGTTGCAACGGGTGCCACACCCACTGCACCTGCGCCAGGAGCGGTAACATCTAGACAGGCAGCTGGCACGACGGGATCCGCAACGGGTTCGAATACACCGCGGGCGGATGATATCGTGCCCGGCTACGACACCTATGTGACTAATGAACTCACCCATGTGTCTGGCCTGCTGCACACGGAGCTTCGAGAAGTACAGAATGCCATCGACTCGGACGCCACGGAGTCAAGTTCTGGTGGAGAATCCGCTGACGAGATGGTAAcctacaacaacaaccagcagCTCTCGCTACCAAT CACTCGACGCGCTGTCTGGCGATATTCGAGAGATCGTGCAGCCATTGCCCTGCGCTGGTCCTGGCTCTGCTCCCAGCTGACCGATTTGGAGATGAAGATCCGTCAGCACAGCGACCTTTACATGGATCTAACTCAGTCCAAGGGCGAGATCCAGCTGGAGTCCACAGCTAAGACCTCACCGTCGCTAGCACAGCCGGCAAATGGCATTAAGGAGGAGCCCGGATCCGACTACCTCTGCAGTCGGGCACGTCCATTGGTGCTGTCCGAGTTCCGCAAACGCAAGCTCTTCCAGACCACGAACATGCACACGATTTCCAAGAAAGCCGCACGCCCCAGCAACATTAAGTGTGGCTGCCAGTGGCCGCAGGTGCCATGCACACTGTGCACGGGTCGGACAGACCCTACGGCGCCCAGGGATCTGGTCGAGACGATGATGCCGCAAAACCGGGTGGCATTGCTCGATGCTGGCTACCATCCAGTGCTCAGCTTCGCCAGCG ATGTCAGTCAGTCGGTTCACTTGGAGGCCGTTGCCCGCCAGCCGGACTGGCAGTACCGCGTCATGCGCAGCCAGCCCAAGGCCATTGTCAAGGCCATGTGGAAGGCGGAGCGCGAGACGATAGCCTCAGGCGGTGTCGGCGGACAAGGTGGCAGCCGGCGGTCGGGCGATGCGGCGAAGCGGCGTTATATACGACGCAAGGAGCGCAACAACAACTCAAATAAGGAGGCTGGGAGCGGAGCTAAAGCTGCTGCTGTCGCcgcaggaggagcaggcggaaacggaagcagtAGCGTCGGGGGAGGGGATAGCGGAAACGGTACTG CGGCCAGGGGCAAGCGGCAACCACAACACCCAACTGGAGCGAACAGTTCCAGCTCGCTGTGGCCAGACTCTCGCCAACGCCAACGACAACGCCACCACAGTCCCTCCTCAACCTCGATCTCGGCACTGAGCGGCGCTAAGAAGGCACGCAAATCCGcaaccaacagcagcagcagcaattccacacagcagcagcagaatcacCACGGCACCAAAATCAACAATCATCATCTCAATGGCTACGGCGATCAGTGGGGGGAGCAAAGCAGGAGTCGTCGCAACTCTTCGCCCTCCAACAGTCATAAAAATGAGAG AACCTCTGAGCGTCGCGTTCGTCCCATCTACGACATCAATAACATCGTTATACCCTACAGTATGCTAGCCCAGTCGAAAATGGAGATAATTCCCTACAAGGAAATACCCATACCCAA GTGGCGCATTGTAGACAGTGATAACGATAAGGGAAAACATTCGTCAGATGAGTCAATGGAGCGCAAACTGAGCAATGGCTGTGTCGCATCAAAGTCAGAGGAGCTAGCCAAACAACAgctaccaccaccaccagatCAAGATCAAGAGCAGCCGGCCCTGCAGCCTCCGAAGGTTAATGGTTTAAAGGAAAATCAAGCAGTCAAgcacaataacaataataatacaaacaataataataataaaaatggactGGTAAATGGTAACGCCAAAAAGGATGAACTTAAGGCTGCAGAGGATCACGATACGCAATCAAAAGAAGACGACGATCCAAAGGAAAAGGTGGTCAAACCCAAGCTCAACGGAAACTTGATAAAGAATCCGATTGACAAAACTGCCGAAACGCAAGACAAAATTGCTCAGCCAGCACCAGAACCACCACTGCCAAAGCGACCCAAGCTGGAAACTCCAACCTCCAACGAGGTCACCAAGGCTAATGGGCAGTTGGTGCAGCAACAGCTGGAATCCCGTGAGAGCGAGGAGGAGCCACAGCATGTCGACGAAGATCTTTCGGATGAAGCGTTTATTATGCGACATCAGCGAGCTCTTCTCGAGGAGCGACGCCGCTTCGAGACTTTCCTTAAGTTCCCCTGGAGCACCCGATCGCGTGCAAATAGGCGCGTCGATAGTCGTGCCGAATCTAGTGGCGCCAACACACCGGATCCCGCCTCACCAGCTCCTCATCTAGGCGGCCCTGGTCACGACAACGAAAGCATTCCCTCGCCGCTGGCGTACCCACTGGACGCTTTTAACGAAAGCGGTGAGCTGCTGACTGGCGGACAGGCACGCCAAGCTCGTCGTCGGACTACGTCTAGCAAGCTTAAGGATCAGCTGGAACGGCGCAGCACCACGCCCGATCTGCGGGAG TCTTACACTGTGATGCCATCTCCCTTTGAGCCCTTGAACTTTCCGCTCTCCGACGAGGTCTACCAGCGATTGCTAGCCGAGACATATGCGCCGCCCAGGTCAATGACCGTCTCAAAGCGGGCCAAAAGCAAGTCGATATCCTCGAACTGTGATGGTGGGAACACCTTCACAGGAGGCAGCGGCAGTCGGCGCAGCAGCAAGTGCAAGATTAAGCCAAATGGTCAGCTAAATGGCCAGCTCAATGGCCACCCTGCGGCGGCGAAGTTGAACGGAATAGATGCGGCAAATGAAGGTGGAATTTCTGAGCCGGAAGAGGAAGAGATGCTGCTAGAAGACGAGGATGACGACTATCCCAAGCATCATCTGGCGCCGCTGGATGACGAGGAGCCGTCGACACCAGATGTCGAGCATGAGCTTTACGACTCGGCGATCGATGCCTATCTCGCTGATCCGGAGGCGCTAGAGGAGGATATGGGCGAGGATCCCTTCGAGGACGACGATCCCAACGATCCGGAGTGGAAGACACGGACCGAGGGTGTTCGCAGCAGACGCATCTAA